The Lytechinus pictus isolate F3 Inbred chromosome 14, Lp3.0, whole genome shotgun sequence genomic sequence gatagaAATATTACACAATGATAAGCACAACATAATTATCAAAACCCGTTAAACATTttacatgaaagaaaaaagaaacgttATCAGGTAATTTGTAAGTAGGACTATAATTCAAACGCGAATCTTTGATATCGATAATTAAAATATACTTCATCAGaaggaaaatattaaatttacgaatattattttctattgaGTAAATTTAGAAGTAAAAAATAATCCCCAAAGTTTTAtattattcatatgttttggatAGGCCTGCTAATGTAAAATGAATTTAACCATTCTTAAAACTACACTGTTGCTAATAAAGCGACTATTGTCTTGTCTCAAATAGTAAAACGAAACAAAAGCAGAAGTGCTATTGATGTATAATTTATTCTAAATCCGGATTTGCCCCACCTCGAGTTGATACATCTATTGTACAATAAATGTGAGCAAATAATCTATTTCAAAGTTCACATTTACAATTCTATTTACGAATTATAAAGAGGTCAGTTATTGGTATATATTCACATGAAAATTGACCAGCAGCACATGCTGAAAGGGTCAATTTACAAAAATCCATGTACAataaaacaaagcaaatgaaCAAAAACGTAATTACAGTATTATATATCAAAACCTAGATCCAATTAAAAATCTCGATCTTCATTTAGCAAATATACATCAAAATTAATTGTTAAAAGCAAGAGCATACAAAATTATGAATGGCAACTGAAAATGTTTCGCATACTTTTAAGATTCATAATTGCACAAGACCTATATTTTAGAATTGATGTATATACTTGCCTGATTGGAGACAGGATACAGATGGTGTGTGCTATTTTTGGTAGCGCTCTGCAAGTCTTGCAGAATATTTTAGTCTAAGTTTGATCAATTTACACtacaaaaacgccggtgttcatttaacaccagcctggtatctatatcggtaaacaccagggaagtgttgaaacaacaccagttttggcGTTAGTTTAATACCAGATAGACATTAAAGCAACACCAATAGTGTTAAaacaatatcggtttgattctaaactggtgttgtttcaacacctctctgccTGTATtttccgatatagataccgggctggtgttaaatttacACCTACGTTTGTTTGCAGTGTTAAGGGATAGGCCAGTGGCAGACCCAGGCAGGGGCACCTCCtacccgtgccccccccccccccaacttttgagagccacaaaaaaaattgtggaaaATGTCATGCATATGCGAaatgaaaaccctttttttctggAGAGAAAAACCCCTTGTACATATGCTCCCTTTTGAAAATCCTGAATCCGcctttgtctctctctctctctctttttttgcttgtaaaagaTAAaactgtcccccccccccccccgtttggaAAATCCTGCCCCCCTGGGATAGgctatatatatttgaaattgaaatcgaGAGAGAAAGCAAGTGACCAAAGTTCAATCGCGTTCTCGTCAAccgttctacatgtatatttagcTCGACATGGTTCAACTTTTCCATCTTGGCTGAACAGCTACTGTTGATAGTCCGAAAAAGCTCAAATACTCGTTGGTAGCTACTGAATAGCTGACCTGACCGACCACAAGGTggattttttgttcattttctcatttttttaaaagaaataatttatcgTCAGCTCGGAATTTTGAGGAAATCTGGTTTGTattaattggtttccaacttCCTTTCCAACACCGAAAGGCAATGCATATTTCTCGTAAATCTGCGTAAATATATTGGGTTACATGAATTATGGTACGAATATCAAAGATTACAGAGCACATAATTcatgacttaaaaaaaataattttatggacGAATTTTCACAGAATAACACGCTGGCATGAAAGGTTCTGTTCCTTGTTAATCCGGAAATGAATTACTATCTCAACCTGTGATTTTTAAACACGGGAATGTATGTATAACGTAACTCTATTCCTTAATTGTCTCACTTATCCTTGtctcttattttcttattgCAGAcgtatataatttttcttcttctttctcttattGTCTTATTTCTCTGATTGTTCTAGATTGTATTTGGCACATTGTAAATCTAAATTactgttatcatggttattattactattaataattttatttttaacattattactatcattattaccatcatcgcATCATTCATGGTATACTTTAAATTGTATCTCACAGCCGGTGCCTGGATTGTACACaaattacattattttaaaTAGGATACAACGTgatcatgataatcattaaaatCCAGAATGAATAATCAGAGAATAGAGGTTATcagatataaaaataaaaaagtgcaTGTCAATGCAAATCATTAATTATATTATCTTTGTTAATACTATttaattgtcattatcattgtcgtaattggaattatcattattattatttacctaATATCAATactgggtcccgtttcataaagatttgcaactattgtaactttgccattatggcaactaccatggtaaccttgattttgattggctgctgtgccctgttgccatggtagttgccataatggcaaattaagttacaacagttgcaactctttatgaaacgggcccaggGCTGACGTTGGCCCATTCATATATCCTCAGTCTGACATTTCTGATATATGTTCCCTAATAGTTTGACCGCAAGTTCCTCACGACCGttacacatcatcatcatcactatcatcgtcatcatcatcatcatcatgatcaaagaTCCATAAGATGTTGATTATTCCTATATCCTCAGTCTGACGTGTTTCCTAAGAGCTTGATCTCAAGTTCCTCACGACCGTTACACGTCTCAGAGTACTGCACAGTCGAGATCCCACAGGACTTCAACACCAGTTTGGTGCTGCAATAGATGACGAACAGAACCAACATACCGATGAGAATATGCCACGTGAAAAAGGCCGTAGTGAACATGATGTTGAGGTGGTCTTCACCATCCCATACCTCTCCCGATGGCGGCCTGTACAGAACGATTCCCAAGTGCCAGAACCACGTACCTTGGACAAGGGTGAACAGAATCCGGATCAGCCGGATCAGGATATCATCAGGGTTCCAAATCTCACCGGCTGCTGACAAGAAGCAGACAAAGATGGCAAAAACAAGCATGCTGTGAAGGTGGATATCCAGAGGACTGCGGCCGTGGGTGTGGTAGTAAAAGAGAAACCCTTCCACGGAGTACGCCAAAGCGCCGAAAGCTTGTTCATACCTGGCTACAGAAGGAACACACGTCGCTCCTATAGTTTTGACGAATCCGTAGAGGCCGAAATACAAGTACATGGAGCAGTGACCCCACTCGACATCGTTTTGCCATTCACCGTTTTTATCGATGAGGACTAGGATAGGCTCGGAGTAGGCCATCTCGACGACGATGCCGGCAACGGCGCCGAAAATGATTAGGCCTGCTTCAATTGGAGCTCGGTGCAGACATTGCATCAGGCGCGACCGGGGACGCTTCCTTCCGTTGTCCAGTACAGCGGTGGTGTATGCAAGTTGTATGATCCACCAGATAGCAACAATGATAAAGAATCCACCAGGGACTGCATGTCCACCAAACGATCCCATTTTTTGTCTGTGTTTCTTGACCTTTAGAAGAGAATCCTTCTCAAGTTCTTGCTTATTCCACAGTGGCCTGAATCTAGTGATGATCTAAACTGGTCGCACATTATTGCATGGGAAAGGCGCCTCGATCGTTTATCATCGTTTATCGCGATGACACGGACTGGTATATTATGATTATGCGcacatctctttctctctcttcccctctcctcCCTCTATGGTACGTGCGGATGTTTGCGCACGTATTTGATGTATGGCGGGCCATCTGTCCATAAACCACGTACCCAGTATACACTGCATTCATTGGTTTCCTTTATTCACGGTGTACAAACCCTCCCCTAATAAGTTTAGTACGGGTGTTATCAATATTCCCGAAACAATTGCAAGAAATTGATGTCCGATCCTTGGGCACAGGAGTTCCTTCTTTCTCACATTCTTCCTGCAAGTTTACTTCAATTTGGTGCATCATTCTTATTCAAATCTATATGTATTCTTATTCTCATTTAGCTGGACCTACTTATATTTCAGAAGGTTGCGTTGATAACTATTGTGCATTCGAGGGTTTATTTTCGATGTTTTAAGAGTTATCTATCTAAGTGTACATTCATGCACGAGTGAGATGTAATAATAAAAGTGAGTGTGTTATTGAGCGCACATACCGTCCATAAATGCTCATGGCGCCGCGCGCAGTAACAGTTCTTATGGATATACATAAACAACTACAAACATAAATGTCAATGCAGAGAGATCTTAATTTACTACAGGAACGGTTTTGCATCACCCACTGAAATTCCTAGTTACATCCTGGTGAGGCCTGGTGCCCTACTGCTTACTGCTCCGTTCACccacaatttaaggggcaagccagTTCAGCTCAGTACTCACAGAGCTCTAGCAAGTAAGGGCACCAGCCCCCATTAGGAGGCTAGTCAGACCAGTGAATGATGATAAATAGAGTGTACTGTACAagtatacaaaaaatatttctaatGAATATGGGTTTAGTTATCGAAGGCATTAAAGTTTGAACAAATATGCCTACAAATATATAGGTCTCTACAAATGGAGAGTGCCCCAATGGTTCATACACGTAACACAGCCCCTTCAATCATACTTATTTgcatttgaaatattatttgcaAGATACACTAGTAATTCCTTTTTCATTTCTgatcaaatcaatttataaaaCACCATAGGATACGTGCTTAAAAGTTCTTTCCTATTTCTTTCCTGTCCAATCTTATACCAGAAGTCATTGGCGGCTATTCCTTTTGGGGAAGGGAAGGGGTGTGCTGACCTATAATTCCCCTATTTTTGTAGAATTTTGCACAGTAACCTATATGGGAGACGGTCGCGACCGTCTCCCATATAGGTTACCGGTCGGCTCGTCAATGATGAACACAAATCTCACAAGATCGGTGCCAGTGCCAAGTTGTTTTGAAGGGTCAACAACAACAAGCAATTAGTTTTGCTTtattagtggatccctccatttccacatatacatacatgtatatattgctaatttgcttttataattctgtttttgtttcatcattgaaaatatatattatgtacatggAGCGGTGTGGCCCAGTGGAATAGTCtaagagggtcgtgtgttcgaatcccagccatgacgtaatttccgtcagcaagaaattgatccacaacACAATGCgcttgcactcaacccaggtgaggtaaatgtcTGGTACATCTACCGGTAGGAAGGAGtttctcaaaaagctgtgagtaCAGGAATCGGTATCCAAGCTTAGCCGGGGTGATATAGGAGCGCATTGAGcacatattatacaaatatcatcactttcattactgatattattattcttattacatATCTCGATTTGAATTGTTTGTGTGATCATAATATGCACATGTCATTGTAATTACCTCCCCTTTTCtcttggaaatgaaataaacgaattcgaatttttgatatttcatttaacgtatatatcatatatatattaataaatgtATAGAATAAGTGATAACAATATGCCCTTCACACCAACCTGTTAACTCTGTATCTGCACGTCTATGCTACTTTTGTATATATAGAAATGACTTCATCTATCTTCATGTACTAATAATCCTCCTATAGtaaaggaatatatatataaatttatcaaaGTTACCgaagtttgaaaatattttccctTCCCCCgacaatgaaaaaaagtataattcatattcaattcagttaaattaaaaaattgtttattaaaaCCTTTGACTGGGCCGCAGCCAAAGACTGAATTAAAATatgtgtatatttatttatttatttattaaaagttATAATAACGGGGTAGCCCCTTCAGTAGTCAAATACTGTTATACTTGGGGCCCTGTATAAcataagacaaaataaaatacaagcaTACATACAATACAAATGGAAAATTCAAATCCTAAACATAAACAGATGGAAAATCCAGGTGTACAGCGAATAACATAAAATTGAGAATGGCAAGTatggaaagggaaaggaagaaGGAAGGGTAAGGTCGAGATGGGGTGAAGAAGAATATTGAGctagagaggaagaagaaggcaAATCACCATACTTTTAACTTTTGAATCTAGAATACTATAAtgccataattatttcattgttcagtgtttttatcagtgaataaattatacaattagtAGTTTTATAATTAGTAACTGTTCCCTTTTGATAActtaaaatattttagtttgattcatattatcatttaagtaacaatatttgtttatttatgttacTAAGTATTGTTTTCTTTGActtagattttgactttattttcatgtatgatatgatgatttatgttgttctttatgttttcatcaggtcattgatgaaaaacagttttatgctgatcttttgtacctgaataaatatgttctgataaataaatgaatacataaatactAGTAATACGAAAATGCACAATTTAATAATATGAAAACAACCAACAGATTTTATCCAAATGAGAACATACAACCAACTTCAGAAATGAAATCACACATGGCGTCTCGAAAGAATATAATCTTCACTTCGGTACGTTTAATGTCACTGATGGCTCGCCATACTCCGGGGCCAGACTATTTTATTGATCACGTGGGTATACAAGGTCACTGTTTACAAAGCATTATGATAATGCCTTGAATATAAAAACACCGTTCATTGAACAATATTCCGGATATATATTTGACCTGTACCCATCGGGCGAACTCTGGGAGTAAGCTTGGAGCTCATGCATGGTTGTGAATAATTATATCAACAAGAGAGTAGATTTGTAAAGCGCACGCGCCATTCAAAGGCTAGTTCAAATTGTCTCTTATGCGATGCATTATACGAGTATTTccaaaatcaaaacaatatgTTTAATCATTGTCTAAGTCAGACATAAAATCACATAGAGATAGTTAATGATTTATCATTAATGCAACATTATTGtactttttattacaaaaatccaagttggtGATAGCTTTTGACATAATATCCAGGCAATAATATTACATTTCTCCCTTGGAGggcaagacccccccccccccccatttgtacGCCAGCGATTCAGGCCTAGTCTAGACCCGGGgacacttccattgacgagtggataccaggcgcgaccaaaGAAATGCGAAAAAAGGATCTCCTTTTCAAGATTAGGaacattacgtacgtaacgtaatttagggtgtcaaaaacagcaaaatactgaaaaaggggTATATATATCAGTTTCGCTAGGAAAGCAACATGTTTACGGTCAAATTttcgagggtataaaaaagactaaaatgcaTTATAAAGgatgtttagagtccgatttgaaCGAGGTGGGAGGTGGGGCGGAACTCAACCCAATGTAAttaaaggtaaagccgacgtccgTGTATAACGAtcaaaatatcgctgtacttgtttaagGGTCGACTTGTCAAAGGTactgttttgtttccaatacatgttaaggggtgcattttcggAATAATTATGAGAAATACTTGTTTAGgatgcttttcgaaaccccatggtcatgcatggtatccactcgtcaatggaagtggcccctggGGTCTCGACGAACTAGCGTTTTAAGGCTGAAAAGTAATAAACTAATACCCCCAGGGCagtgtcccatttttttcaCTCATTCGGCCGTTGATATCGGTCCAAGGTTCACTTCACCATAATTTGCAAATATAATAAAGGATTTATTATTCCTTTTGTCATTTCCGCCTCAATGTATATCGCACAGAAATTCGTTGGTATATAGCGTAAACTACACAAACACAATCGCATAAATAAAACCGCTGGAGAACAGTTTCGTTTTCATATACAGTACTTACGTATATCACTATCTTCATGTCCAATTCATCCGAATTTCCAGGCAATAGCCAATTGCAGTCTTGAAAAGGATTGGTGAAAATAACCATTGTGTTGATGGATATTAAATGATCAAGACCAACCAATTTAATGGTTAAAATCTTCCAGAACTATTGGTTGATATTCACCATTTTTATCGGTTGGACCCTTACTGGCTCGTTTTTTAAGAATACATAGCCTACTCTAATAGAGAAAGGACATATTTCTTTAACTTATTCATGTACTTGTTTCAAAGGTATAACTCATATTCCGAGGTCCAGCTCTACTGATAGTCCATGGTCTAGGTCTAGGTCTGTGTTAAAACAAAGGCCGACATCACTGATCGGGGCCCGGTCTTACAACGAGTTATGATtgatacgattgatccaatcaatctcaactgtatggaaatccatccataccataatttttttcttcaggaaatatGCACAATCTCCTTAGTGAACTAAGAGAAACACACTTTAAATGTTGATGTTTGCTgcccgtccatagttgtggttgatcggatcaatcgcaactctttgtaagaccggGCCCTGACATTCAGATCAGTGATGTATCAGATTAGATAAGGTACAGATCAGTGTCATACatccatggttaaaatcatgggaagccaaaaatgtcaaaatttcatttacattataatgttactatgtacttgtccggggggggggcacttacatttacgagtggataccatgcgcgaccccaaaaaacacgtaaaaaggatgtatttttcaagatagggcacgttacgtacgtaacgtattaaataagggtgtcaaacacactaaaataatatttcgctaggaaagctacgtacGTGTTTCAAGGGTCGAATTTGCGAGGGTTAAGACTAAAAACGTGTTTAGAGCCCGGTAGAGTCCCGATTTGCACGAGgggtgggaggtggggccgtacaaagcccaatgatgtaggtaaaggtaaaactgaCGTCCGTGACcgttaaaatatcacttttatggtttaggggttcaattcagggaatacttgccaagggtatcggtttgtttccaatacttgttaagggtagggtttcacacgccaatacttgttaaggggtgcattttcagaatattgaaaatacgtgtttagggagcttttcgagaccccatggtcgcgcatggtatccactcgtcaatggaagtgcccccccccccccgggacttgTCCATTTCCTCACGACTTGCTAAAATGATGAAGAGAACATTTTCGGTAATCATCCACAgtcagttatgaatgatttgagggTCCGAATAGAGCtgacaaattgaatttttagaTATTAGATCCCCCCATCAACCCTTCAAATTGCTTCCCTTCTCCAATGCACGCGCTACACCTCCAAATGTTCCGATCTTCactatggtggccctgaagggacatcgcatatagaccaaatcgcgaataatCACGACGAAATTCGCGTCGAAATTCGCGACGTTgccaatttcgtcgtcaatttgaatattcacgacgaaattcacgacatcgtgaatttcgtcgccaatttcgtcgcgaattattcacgacgtcgccaatttcgttgCCAATTTCGtcttgaatattcaaattgacgacgaaattggcgacgtcgtgaaattcgtcgtgaataattcgcgacgaaattcacgacgaaattggtgacgtcgtgaatttcgtcgccaatttcgtcgtgaatattcgcgatttggtctatttgcgatgttccttcagggccaccatactTCACAACTTCCCAAACCCATCTACCAAATTGATATTGCATTGTTCAAGTTGTCACGGTTTCAACTGAGAATTCGCCGCGATGCCTTTGATGCACGGTCAAagtagtctgctgggcaaacccttcactcgagtaagggtctgaatgtgcagccgactcatgccttgtgtactgaaggcccgatcttattggaacagcaagttttgtatgtatgctagtctttgcgtggaggcacacttgttgatcaaagttccaatcagggtctgcgcATGCAGACTATGGTCAAAGCTGGCGCACAGATCAGAACCTCGATCTCTCATCATTTATTTCGCTGTGTTCGTTCGTGAACAATGTGAGGGTATGACATAGTATGATATACACTTCAAATTCATAAATAAACTATTATGTTTGGTTGGACAACAGAGGCGATGCCACAGGGAGAAGCAGGGCGCTGCCCGTTTATGATTaccaaagtgattttttttaaatggagaaaaaaaagaaaactcaaGAAGAGTGAAGAAATGAACGAGAAAATCGTGTCACTATATTATGCGATACCCCTTTGACttcatggagggggggggggggggtaatggaTGTAACCTTCGATCACCTTGCCCCCATCAAATAACTCTGGTATCCTGTTGaacaatatttatgattttcgTTAAAAAAACTTCTCATTCGTAAAATTTGGTTACTCGAACTGGCAAACTGAAAAAACGAAACAGCATACGTTTAAAACATAAAATGGGCTAAAGAATTCAGAATAATGGCATTTTCTGTAGCTCTTTACCACATCTGTGTCCTTCTCAAAGGCAGTTTAAACTAATGAGAGAGGCGTTAGATGTACAATTTATtcaatgaataagaaaaaaatcatacgcCACAACATTTAGGGAAATGTAAAGGCTACGAATATAATTCACATGACTTGACCATAATAATTATGTAGGGCCTATAAAACGACATGCTCTAGTCTATATGAGAGCTacaataatattgtttgtttaaaaaaaaagcaactaAACGGACTTCTAAGGATAAGGTCGTCTATAAAATCACCAAAAGTGAGTGGGTTTCGATCCCAAAGATCCAAAACTGGTTTTGATAAAGGTAGAAAATAAGAGATACATCAACTGTTTATGAATAACCATTATTTTCGTAAGCTACGAGTTTGTGACGTCGAGTTATTGGCCCAATCACTGGACTATCAATTGAATTGTcatcaaaatgtcattttttcgaGATTTTTAGGATGACttcaatattttccctttgTAGCTTGTCTGATGATATATTGCATACATGATTATTAATTGGATGAATTTTTAACAACCTAATTtacagttctttttttttttttttttttttttttttttttttatttgtatgttctcATTTACATCGTCACtgtatattgaacaaaaataaaaaacaacagcaTGATATACATTAGAATTCAACATAAAAATTGAcaacattatacaaatatagCAAGAAAAATGTTTAGATACATGTTCAATAGTAAGCAAACATAATGCCTAAATTGACTTTTCAATCtttgttttacaatttttccaaaaaatacctttttttatatttgctctccattttatttcttctaagaaaatttcaaatatttctttaaaatttgattttcttttttgttgaaaaattgtataagaaGCTAAATTGATTAATACATTAAAGAAAGATATAACGTTGTGTCCATTACCACCGTGTCTACCAATCACAATGTCTTTATAACTAATATccacatttttaatattcagattaaTGGTAAAacaaaagttactgaattttaaCCAAAAGAGTCTAGAATAATGGCAATCATAAAATAAGTGATAATAGTTTTCAATAGTTTTACATTTAAAACAGAGTGGAGATTCTGCCAATTTAAAtcgaaacaaatattcatttgacATCAAAAGtttatacaaaaatttaaagttgaattCAGCTAAACGAAATTCTTCAATGAAAGTAACTTTTTCTTTCCAGATATTGTtccaaatcaaattttctttgaaataaagtgACCAATATTGTTCAACATTTGGGGTTATAAACTTTTTATCCACAAGAAAATTGTATAATCTTTTAGAAAGTTTAACAGATAAATgtttactttgttttatatgtaaaaCAGGATCATGGTCCTTCAATTGAAAGTAGCTAACAATTGAATGATTTGAGCAATGTTTATCATTAACCAaaatgtttttccatttttctggTATACAACTCCAAATTAATTTCGATTCACAtaaataatttccttttttctttaattttgcatGAATACACAGTATATCCAATAGTCCATCGTTGTTAACAATATCTCCAATAACAAGAATGTCTGTGAGCATACCCAATGCTTCCAAAACAAACACTTATTCTtatacaaaatgtttttattacccCATAATAACTGTTGCCTAATATCTTCACCTGTATTCTCAAAAGTGGGTTTGTTATTACACATTTTCCAAGCAATTATACATTGACGATAAAATAATGGAAGTTGTTTCATTTCAGGCATTTGACATTCTTTTTCAAATTACAGTTCAATTTACAGTTCTTATTCAATTacgtaaccatggtaacgatgaaCCTCCGGGCACGACTTATTTACAGCTTGATAGCCTAATTAGGTATCCGATAAATCACTATCCCGACATATTCAAGATATCACATTCAATGCCtgattaatacaaaaaataaacataaaaaagatatttaaaaGGGTATTAAGATCGTTGTTATTTATTGCTCACATAATGTATATAGaaggtgtttcataaaatgaGTTATTTGATATCACTTACTAATAGATGAAATTACGAAATATTATTATAGTTTTGTTGCCACAATCTTTTATTGAACTTTGGCAAATGGAAGTTTATGATTACAAAGACAATTGTCCTGGTATTCTCATCTATATTTAAGTGTATGACAGTCAAAAGAATATTATTACATTAGGTCGATTTTTGTGTTTAAATTAGAATAGGAAACTGCTTTTTATTAGCACAATTTATAGGCAAAGTATCATTATGATTTATGAACTCAACAGTTTGTCTTTCGCACCTTTTACTATAACCAAATATGCGAGGATATCGTGACAGCcatttttatatgaataatgctataaaaaaatgtatgggAGTAATTTCGCTATTTAcaattattcaagaaaaatgaaattttttttcgaACTCTGCTATTTCCGCGTGTAAAAAACCtcaataaaatattcaaaactatGTTTATTCTTGATTCGTCTGTACATAATGACCTAACCATCATAACTGATTGACTTGATATCATCTCATCAACCTGAGTTTATTTCCTTCTATGACCTCATTCTTATTCCCTGCGAAATATATCAGAGTAAGAAACAACATTGGtcaaaatattcatcaaatctGAACTCTTCCTATGTATATAATCCCATTCTCATTGAAAATAAGTGCTATAATAACGTAGATCGTAAACGTGTATTGGTTAGGTTTCTTCTCTTTACACTATgctctttctctcccctctctttctctctttctcttattctctgtcacacacatacacacccacgcACCCTCCTCATACATA encodes the following:
- the LOC129275672 gene encoding transmembrane protein 45B-like, producing the protein MGSFGGHAVPGGFFIIVAIWWIIQLAYTTAVLDNGRKRPRSRLMQCLHRAPIEAGLIIFGAVAGIVVEMAYSEPILVLIDKNGEWQNDVEWGHCSMYLYFGLYGFVKTIGATCVPSVARYEQAFGALAYSVEGFLFYYHTHGRSPLDIHLHSMLVFAIFVCFLSAAGEIWNPDDILIRLIRILFTLVQGTWFWHLGIVLYRPPSGEVWDGEDHLNIMFTTAFFTWHILIGMLVLFVIYCSTKLVLKSCGISTVQYSETCNGREELEIKLLGNTSD